The following coding sequences are from one Ornithodoros turicata isolate Travis chromosome 1, ASM3712646v1, whole genome shotgun sequence window:
- the LOC135377630 gene encoding nyctalopin-like: protein MRRRPAMAKVAVLLLVATALTAPQELSAQCPWSRELVDLHADCICAYNSVQRLSIQCSPVNFQRLMNALHASVQNVPIDLLHVNNSTVELLPDGVFTKLDIQSLHMARCRLKEVSDRAFQGLENSLMSLSLPDNQLTEVPTQALQRLTSLRQLDLSSNRIKEIQSRAFYSLPLGTLKLADNVATIADDAFAGLEGSLKNLNLKGTGQERIPRAASKLTSLAFLDLAQNKIATIEPDHLSSMHTLTALNLERNRIIKVDPNSFSAVNDTLSSLSLLNNLLVEFPIGALATLTELRVLDLGFNGIRSLPHNAFQNNPFLTLLALDGNPISTIPIDPFRRLNTTLRALSIGGPYLECDCQVRWIAEWIANKDLQVSSRERNPQFCGKPDHLKRKQFSQIPPSDFICNITTPPPTETSTTTTTTTTAVPTTAAQTTTQSSKEPLPSSSRKDPVAVTFAPETTEYPATQGLAPTSSPSSSGKRFRPPSPSPRSANDHVTKVAANSGNNDVKLVEAYKKDSSIVLEWESNSSQGFQVVYRLFGERMLRRGPSVQAGQRKYAIQSLPTNRCLVVCIVLIQDSLDISMENVPLMQCKELKLESFVVAHLDKIIIASSAAVCGIIILAVIIFLCCWRKKQSKDPNAKSRLPPPTSMVHPTIKAQDNEWETMSMYSSRSIPRARMYHMDNVNGSTNQSFIMDDARSHISHLPHLSGNGYTSKARSTADGQSHRSYSQMSNKYRNGLGNPDIRKSQQSLSALSGTHSFLDAHAGTEGRPVGKRKQGGRLASASSMHSLSEYDTDWNGRTENWKDNEVGIYVGQNHVAPAHGKYHHR, encoded by the exons ATGCGGCGCAGACCGGCCATGGCAAAGGTTGCAGTGCTTCTGCTCGTTGCCACGGCTCTCACAGCCCCACAGGAGTTGTCAGCCCAGTGTCCCTGGTCAAGAGAACTAGTTGACCTACATGCCGACTGCATCTGCGCTTATAATAGTGTCCAACGGCTGTCTATTCAATGCAGTCCCGTCAATTTCCAGCGCCTCATGAACGCTCTGCACGCATCAGTTCAAAATGTGCCCATCGATTTGCTGCATGTGAACAACAGCACAGTGGAGTTGCTTCCCGATGGCGTATTCACCAAATTGGACATCCAGTCACTGCATATGGCCCGCTGCAGGCTCAAAGAGGTGTCCGACCGCGCATTTCAAGGCCTGGAAAACAGCCTGATGAGTCTTAGTCTTCCAGACAATCAGCTCACTGAAGTGCCCACTCAAGCCCTGCAGCGTCTCACATCTCTGCGTCAGCTGGACCTGTCCAGCAACCGAATTAAGGAAATCCAGAGCCGTGCCTTCTACAGCCTTCCTCTCGGCACTCTCAAGCTCGCCGACAACGTTGCGACCATCGCTGACGACGCATTTGCGGGTCTCGAAGGTTCACTGAAGAACCTCAACTTGAAGGGTACGGGCCAGGAACGCATACCTCGGGCTGCCTCAAAGTTGACGTCATTAGCGTTCCTCGACCTGGCGCAAAATAAGATAGCAACGATAGAGCCGGATCATCTCTCCAGCATGCATACGCTGACCGCGCTCAACTTGGAACGGAACCGCATCATCAAAGTGGATCCAAACTCCTTCAGTGCTGTCAATGACACCCTCAGCAGTCTTTCATTGCTCAACAACCTGCTCGTCGAATTTCCCATCGGAGCCCTGGCAACACTCACAGAGCTTAGG GTACTCGATCTTGGATTTAACGGGATAAGAAGCCTTCCACACAACGCGTTCCAGAACAACCCGTTTCTTACCCTGCTTGCACTGGATGGAAACCCTATCTCCACAATTCCTATCGACCCATTCCGGCGCCTCAACACAACTCTTCGTGCTCTTAGCATAGGAG GCCCTTATCTTGAGTGTGACTGCCAGGTACGCTGGATCGCAGAGTGGATTGCTAACAAAGATCTCCAAGTGAGCAGCCGGGAAAGAAACCCTCAATTCTGTGGGAAGCCTGACCATCTCAAGCGAAAGCAGTTCTCACAGATACCACCGAGCGATTTTATATGTAACATAACAACCCCACCACCAACAGAGACCAGCACTACTACCACAACGACCACAACTGCCGTCCCAACTACTGCTGCCCAAACAACCACACAGAGCTCCAAAGAACCACTGCCCTCTTCTAGCAGAAAGGATCCAGTGGCTGTGACATTTGCACCTGAGACAACAGAGTACCCTGCTACCCAGGGATTAGCCCCAACTAGTTCACCGTCTAGCAGCGGCAAGCGATTTCGGCCTCCTAGCCCGTCCCCTCGCAGCGCAAATGACCACGTCACTAAGGTTGCTGCCAACAGTGGCAACAATGATGTGAAACTAGTGGAGGCATACAAGAAAGATTCCTCCATCGTACTAGAGTGGGAATCCAACTCGTCTCAAGGTTTTCAGGTTGTGTACCGTCTGTTTGGAGAACGAATGCTTCGTCGGGGACCAAGTGTACAAGCAGGACAAAGAAAGTATGCGATCCAGAGCTTGCCAACAAACAGGTGCCTCGTTGTCTGTATTGTGCTTATTCAGGATTCCCTTGACATCTCCATGGAGAACGTGCCCCTCATGCAATGTAAAGAGCTCAAGCTAGAGAGCTTTGTTGTTGCCCACTTAGACAAGATCATCATCGCTTCGTCAGCTGCTGTATGTGGCATCATCATCCTGGCAGTTATAATTTTTCTGTGCTGCTGGCGCAAGAAACAGTCCAAAGATCCCAATGCAAAGTCTCGCCTCCCACCACCAACTTCCATGGTGCATCCCACCATCAAAGCGCAAGACAATGAATGGGAAACTATGTCCATGTACAGCAGTAGAAGCATTCCACGTGCAAGAATGTATCACATGGACAATGTAAATGGGTCTACCAATCAAAGTTTCATAATGGATGATGCTCGATCTCACATCTCCCATCTTCCACACTTAAGTGGCAATGGTTACACATCTAAAGCTCGCTCTACAGCCGATGGCCAATCCCATCGATCATACTCCCAGATGTCCAACAAATACCGAAATGGCCTCGGCAATCCAGACATTCGTAAGTCCCAACAATCCCTCTCAGCGTTATCTGGTACGCATTCTTTTTTGGATGCCCACGCTGGAACTGAAGGGCGGCCAGTTGGGAAAAGGAAGCAGGGTGGCCGCCTTGCCTCCGCTAGTTCAATGCACTCGCTCAGTGAATATGACACTGATTGGAATGGAAGGACAGAAAACTGGAAGGACAATGAAGTTGGTATTTATGTTGGACAAAATCATGTTGCACCCGCACATGGCAAATACCACCACCGGTAA